A window of Castanea sativa cultivar Marrone di Chiusa Pesio chromosome 1, ASM4071231v1 contains these coding sequences:
- the LOC142628535 gene encoding uncharacterized protein LOC142628535, whose amino-acid sequence MQQDVADFVRKCDSCKRYGNIQQVLGEKMTAITSPRTFAQWGIDIMGPLPQGKKQVKFLLFAIDYFTKWVEVETLATITKAKVRNFVWKNIVCRFRIPQTIISDNVVSLTARDSGHSAQALALKRNIPPQDIPKPMDKLRTTARTPTGETPFNLAYGTEAVIPIEIGLTSLRKEFFDEHNNDNQLKLNLDCLDEVRDQDFQRMAKYP is encoded by the exons ATGCAACAAGATGTCGCAGATTTCGTCAGGAAGTGTGACAGCTGCAAAAGGTATGGAAACATCCAACAAGTCCTAGGGGAGAAAATGACGGCCATCACTTCGCCCCGGacatttgcacaatggggaattGACATCATGGGACCTCTGCCCCAAGGAAAGAAGCAAGTGAAGTTCTTACTCTTCGCTATTGACTACTTCACGAAATGGGTAGAGGTAGAAACGCTAGCCACAATCACAAAAGCAAAGGTACGaaattttgtgtggaaaaatattgtgtGCAGGTTTAGGATACCCCAGACGATCATCTCGGATAATGTCGTCAGTTTGACAGCTAGGGATTCTGGTCATTCTGCTCAAGCCTTggcattaaaaagaaatattccTCCCCAAGACATCCCCAAGCcaatggacaaactgag AACCACAGCAAGAACcccaacaggagagacacctTTCAACCTCGCATATGGCACTGAAGCAGTCATCCCCATTGAAATAGGGCTTACTAGCCTCAGGAAGGAGTTCTTCGATGAGCACAACAATGACAACCAATTGAAGCTGAACCTAGATTGTTTGGACGAAGTTAGAGACCAAGATTTTCAAAGAATGGCCAAGTACCCATAG
- the LOC142628541 gene encoding uncharacterized protein LOC142628541, which yields MEYEAILTGLKIALTLGAKTALLKSDSQLVIGQVNKDFKAKKSRMQRYLKLTNQLIGKFDRVKFAQIPRDQNVVADEVARSASSNDQAKMTNWRLEEQKSPNIEKFQTFPVHINTSWMNPILSYLKDGWLPLNPDEAKKIKKQAARFTVLNDKLYKRGFLQPDLRHVEEEEAKYILEDVYEGVYGDHMGAKSLVRKIMRKGYF from the exons ATGG AGTACGAGGCCATACTAACAGGGCTAAAGATTGCCCTGACACTTGGAGCTAAAACTGCCTTGCTAAAGAGCGATTCACAACTCGTCATAGGGCAAGTCAACAAAGATTTTAAAGCAAAGAAGTCGAGGATGCAGAGATATCTGAAGTTGACGAATCAATTAATTGGCAAGTTTGATCGGGTAAAGTTTGCTCAAATCCCAAGGGATCAAAATGTTGTAGCTGACGAAGTAGCCAGGAGTGCGTCATCAAATGATCAGGCGAAGATGACTAATTGGAGATTGGAGGAACAGAAATCTCCTAACATCGAGAAATTCCAAACATTTCCGGTGCACATCAATACTAGCTGGATGAATCCCATCCTATCCTATCTCAAGGATGGATGGTTACCTCTTAATCCTGACGAagccaaaaagatcaagaaacAAGCAGCCAGGTTCACTGTGCTCAATGACAAACTCTACAAAAGGGGTTTCTTGCAGCCCGACCTGAGACacgttgaagaagaagaagccaagtacATTTTGGAAGACGTTTATGAAGGTGTCTATGGTGACCACATGGGGGCTAAGTCTCTTGTAAGGAAGATTATGAGAAAAGGCTATTTCTAG